The following DNA comes from Magnolia sinica isolate HGM2019 chromosome 18, MsV1, whole genome shotgun sequence.
CCTTTTCCCACCTCCATGTTCATCTGCTTCACCAGTTTCATTTGTTTAATGCGATTTCCTTTCACGACGGAGGCGAAAACAGATAAGTCTCTCGAAGAATACGATAAAGATTCGATACGTAAAATCATCAAAGAAGAGCAGTGGGATGATTATCGGCTAAGAAGTCTGTTCGATCCGGTTTTATCTCCAACTAAGGTTTCTAGAGTTTTGGTAGAATTGAGACGAGATGCGCCGCTGGCGCTTAAGTTCTTCAATTGGGTGAAAACCCAAAATGGCTTTTGCCACACAACAGAATCGCATTGCATTCTTGTGCATATACTATTCCGGGCTAGGATGTATTCTCATGCTCAACAAGTTCTTAAAGTGCTGGTGTCGTCCGAATGTGTCCCACCCAATTCAGATGTTCTCGATGGCTTGATAGCAACAAGAAGCGTCTGCAATTCAGGGTTTGGAGTTTTTGATGCGCTATTTGGCGTCTTGACGGATTTGGGGTTGTTAGATGAAGCCAGTGAGTGCTTTGAAAAGATGCGGAAGTTCAGAGTTTTGCCAAAGGCACGGTCTTGCAATGTTCTTTTGCACAGACTTTCGAAAGTGGGCCGGAGGAATTTGTCAAGGAAGTTGTTTACAAACATGGTCACAGCGAATATTCCACTGTCGGTTTTTACTTTCAACATCATGATAGACATCTCTTGCAAGGAGGGGGATTTGAAGGCCGCCAGAGGGTTGTTTTCGCAGATGAAGGAAATGGGTTGCACGCCGGATGTTATCACATACAATTCTCTTATTGATGGGCATGGGAAGGTTGGGCAGTTGGAAGAAGCAGAATGTCTGTTCGATGAAATGATGAGGGTGGGTTGTGAGCCTGATGTGATCACATACAATGCCCTTATCAACTGCTTCTGTAAGTTCGAACAGCTGCCGCAGGCATTAAGGTATTTCACCCAAATGAGGAGAAATGGTGTGAAGCCTAATGTTGTAACTTTTAGTACATTTATTGATGCGTTTTGCAAGGAAGGCATGATGCAAGAAGCAATCAAGTTTTTCGTGAATATGAGATTGATCGGTCTTGCACCCAACGAGTTCACGTATACTTCTCTGATAGATGGAAACTGTAAAGCAGGTAATCTCAATGAAGCATTGAAGGTGGCTAAAGAAATGGTGCAGGCAGGAATTAACTTAAATATTGTTACCTATACAGCTATAGTTGATGGTCTATGTAAAGAGGGAAAGGTTGAGGAAGCGGAAGAAATTTTCAGGGCAATGGTGAAAGCAGGTGTGCCCAGTAACCAACTAATCTACACTGCCCTTGTTCATGGGCATTTCAGGAATAAACAGATGGAAAAGGCCATGACTCTGTTGAATGAAATGCAAGGAATGGACATGAAACCTGACTTGTCGTTGTATGGTACTGTCATCTGGGGTCTATGTGACCGGGGTGAGCTTCAAAAAGCTAAGCTTTTAGTCGCTGAAATGACAAAGCGCGGTTTGAAGCTCAATCATGTCATATACACTACTCTCATGGATGCTTATTTTAAGGCAGGGAAATCCTCAGAAGCTCTCAGTCTGCTTCATGAAATGTTAGACTTGGGCATAGTTCCCACTGTTGTGACATATTGTGCGTTAGTCGATGGACTGTGCAAAGGTGGGTCAGTTGAGGAAGCAACTTACCATTTTGATAGGATGAAAGTTTTGGGTTTGCAGCCCAATGTACTGGCTTACACAGCCCTCATTGATGGCCTTTGTAAAAACAGTTGCTTGGAAGATGCCAagaaggtatttgatgaaatgctggAAAAGGGTATGTCTCCAGACAAGGTAGCTTACACATCTTTGATGGACGGGAACTTGAAACACGGAAATCTTCAGGAAGCACTCCGTCTATGGGACAAAATGGTTGACAGTGGTATTGAGCTTGATCTGCATGCATATGCTGTCTTGATAAGGGGACTCACTAAATGTGATCAAATGCAGCAGGCAAGGAACTTGCTGGATGAGATGATAGGAAATGGCGTTTCACCAGACGAGGGTGTTTATAGCTGTCTGGTGAGAAAGTATCATGAGCTAGGCAATATTGATGAAGCCTTCGAGCTACAAAATGAAATGAGAAGAAGAGGTTTAACAGCAAGCACTACTGGTGATGCTGTACCAAATGAACAAACCTGAGTAATTTTGTTACATTCTTTCAGCACCAATTTGCTGTTCTTGCTCAATGGATTTGGGCCAAGAGACAGCCTTATTCTGTCCTCTCTCTTGCATCGGAATCCAAGATAGTGGCATTCACTTACTGAGCAATCATGTTGGACGGTGGACAGCTGTCCGTCCAGAGTCAgactgtccattttcatgctcGCCAAACCTCATCCATGGTATGGTACCTTTTGTTGGGTACACACACCAACTACAAAGGTAGGTTTCTGCTGTCTGAAGCTTTATCTGATTCTGTTGGCAATGAAATTTCATTTCTTCTCCTTCCCAACACCAATTTACATTTGCCTCTAGAGTACTGAGCCGTGCCAAGTTATTGACAGTACATGTGACATGCATCCAGGCCGTAGAAATCATGGGCTCCATCATGGACCTGAAAGTCATACTGATTGGAGAATCCTAACTGCCAGATTGCTGCCATCGACTGGAGGACTGAAAGAAAACATTCAGTTGGCAAAACAGATCACCACGATTGTCTGACCAGTGTGGCTTTCAGGCTATTCTCGtaccatgatgggacccacagtttGGACTTGTGGATGAGTTCTGCAATTTAGTACTCTAGGGCAAATTCATAAACACACATTGGAGTCCACCCCTTCTTATGCTTATGTGACACAAGGCCTTCCCATCTCCTTGTAAGGAAATGTGATGCGCTAATTGCTTCCATGTTACGAATGGAAAAGATCACATCATTATAAAAGTTTTACAGCTTGAGCTAATTTTATCAGGTGCTATAAGAGAGGTTTGTTCTGTCAAACTGCTATCCAATTGCTGCATCTTCTTCCATCCCACGAAATGGAGGTTGATAAGACCCTCATTGCATTGTTAGCTTTCCTTGATTTTTGCTGTTAGATTGCTTATATTTCTTGTGACCTGATAGCCTAGTATCTTATTTTTATGGCAGATGGTAGATTGTGCATAAGAAAAATGTGATACGGCATCAGAGAAATAGTTTTGTATATTCATGGACCTTGAGATCATATGGATGTAACTGTTCCGGTCTGTATTTTTacatttaaaaagaaagaaaatctgtTCATTTGTCATTCACAGTCTTTTGAAAGCATGTCATATACCAAGCAATGCTGATTCATCTTTATCTGCAGGATATTGCCTTCCCCTTCTCAAGACAAAATACATGCCCATGGAGACTGTCTTCAAACTTCAATCTAACTACATCTATTGCATGACTGAGCAACAAGAATCGTTTACTCTTCGCAGAGCAATGTGTGTTGTAATTCTTTAAAGATGCCGTGTAATGACAATATGGCAGTGCCATCTCTTGTCATACTACGTCAACGGGAAGGTCTGTTCCAATAGAATTTATACTGTTACTGCATCCATAGAGAGGTCTATTGGGTAAATGTGTGGTTTGGACTTCCACACTGGGTTGTCTTAGAAGAAAGCTATgatattttttctcttctttgggTACTTTTTGTATTAGCCCTTTGCATTCGGATTCATCACGAGTCCTTGAAAGCTGGAAATGGATTTTTCAGTCACAGGAATTGAAACATTTACCATCCAGGCTTGGGGTCACCGATGATTTAAGAGGCTTAAATCAAATTTCTTGTCATAATTGAAACAGAGTCCTTCCTCTGGGCCATTTCCACTGTGAGTGGCCTTTTTGGTTGGAAGGGTCCTCTTATCATAAGCATTACCTGATTAGGCTCCGTGGGAGTCAATTGAACTGAAAGAGAGGGTAACTGCTTGTGGAAATTCGAAAATTCCAGTATTTTTTGGACACTGATTCGACATTTTTGGGATATTGAGATGCCCATCATGCGTTTGAGAATATCCGTGTATTCCAATGTCCAGCAGCCCATCTTGCGGTTT
Coding sequences within:
- the LOC131232817 gene encoding putative pentatricopeptide repeat-containing protein At2g02150 — translated: MRLSMHHIRTGIRQASFSFSILAPYQSLHYYDNSVVSCHRLAKSAPFPTSMFICFTSFICLMRFPFTTEAKTDKSLEEYDKDSIRKIIKEEQWDDYRLRSLFDPVLSPTKVSRVLVELRRDAPLALKFFNWVKTQNGFCHTTESHCILVHILFRARMYSHAQQVLKVLVSSECVPPNSDVLDGLIATRSVCNSGFGVFDALFGVLTDLGLLDEASECFEKMRKFRVLPKARSCNVLLHRLSKVGRRNLSRKLFTNMVTANIPLSVFTFNIMIDISCKEGDLKAARGLFSQMKEMGCTPDVITYNSLIDGHGKVGQLEEAECLFDEMMRVGCEPDVITYNALINCFCKFEQLPQALRYFTQMRRNGVKPNVVTFSTFIDAFCKEGMMQEAIKFFVNMRLIGLAPNEFTYTSLIDGNCKAGNLNEALKVAKEMVQAGINLNIVTYTAIVDGLCKEGKVEEAEEIFRAMVKAGVPSNQLIYTALVHGHFRNKQMEKAMTLLNEMQGMDMKPDLSLYGTVIWGLCDRGELQKAKLLVAEMTKRGLKLNHVIYTTLMDAYFKAGKSSEALSLLHEMLDLGIVPTVVTYCALVDGLCKGGSVEEATYHFDRMKVLGLQPNVLAYTALIDGLCKNSCLEDAKKVFDEMLEKGMSPDKVAYTSLMDGNLKHGNLQEALRLWDKMVDSGIELDLHAYAVLIRGLTKCDQMQQARNLLDEMIGNGVSPDEGVYSCLVRKYHELGNIDEAFELQNEMRRRGLTASTTGDAVPNEQT